The Pseudanabaena galeata CCNP1313 genome includes a region encoding these proteins:
- a CDS encoding dynamin family protein, whose translation MTLTTLFPQCQDLQAQVEAILQLLQQEPNLRSQQDGSIVQASLRKAIAPTFEIVFAGAFSAGKSMLINALLERELLYSAEGHATGTECKIAFAKTGEERVVLTFLSEVEVREQVQALSQLIGQVAPMNINQPEALKQLQTLALSVIEQEGGKSKSKRAKDADALNLLLEGFTNNRDRISSTANATYSMEQFGFDNLKKAADYARRGANSAVLKRVEYYCNHPLLQDGNVIIDTPGIDAPVKKDAALTFDKIEHPDTSAVVFVLKTAATGEMTSEETELSEKMQGNAGIRDRVFYVFNRIDETWTNDQLRDRLNHTISSQFRNSSKIYKTSGLLGFYGSQLKNTSISDRFGLDSVFAESVKSVGGEEGTPQFVNEFNSYCLVSGKLDISKFPIPYSVLETNVKNEKYVRLLSHSGTGLIEQLIKDSGIEEFRTAITRYLTIEKRPLLFADLADDLQPICIALRQSYLEAWLKLESQPRDIEAIKSQELQKLSQDLKQIGDRLRDHIAQEVNVVVASDRNELLEADYLKLKTKMVRRLDELIVSFSVAMVHQRAQASHRRNSVVPVMGILTEGFYFLANELEDVLVECSKEIIANFFQNMIEQIKKADYYRELYRLLGNDGETESYLQGVMVKASEALVNEAKTECDRYVRERPEFYAEGNVVFWQLQQALHQACRGYDYQSMIDSEPAIRQFLKLDFEYKVKDTVIRTFRQTINQTLNTHLLGGADNQADKILQQYDRAREYLAQTLEKEAQSKVDNNRRLQGEVKQNIDAYNAAVSNINQCLEAMQLTRKKLPIISESDLLMPTAIAETIDTESSVVDEVEDTEV comes from the coding sequence ATGACACTCACCACTCTTTTTCCACAATGTCAAGACTTACAAGCGCAGGTTGAAGCGATCTTACAACTTTTGCAACAGGAGCCGAATCTGCGATCGCAGCAGGATGGCAGTATTGTTCAGGCTTCGCTGAGAAAAGCGATCGCACCAACCTTTGAGATTGTATTTGCGGGGGCTTTTAGTGCGGGTAAATCAATGTTGATTAATGCACTGTTAGAGAGGGAATTGCTATACAGTGCTGAAGGACATGCGACGGGGACGGAATGCAAAATTGCCTTTGCGAAAACTGGGGAAGAACGGGTTGTATTAACTTTCTTGAGTGAAGTGGAAGTCCGTGAACAGGTACAAGCACTGTCTCAACTGATTGGACAGGTTGCACCGATGAATATTAATCAACCTGAAGCACTCAAACAGTTGCAAACCTTAGCCCTAAGTGTAATCGAACAAGAAGGTGGTAAGAGCAAATCCAAACGCGCCAAGGATGCAGATGCCTTGAATCTATTGCTTGAAGGATTTACAAATAATCGCGATCGCATTAGTTCGACAGCCAATGCAACCTACTCAATGGAACAGTTTGGTTTTGACAATCTCAAAAAAGCTGCCGACTACGCAAGACGGGGAGCTAATAGCGCTGTTCTCAAACGGGTGGAATATTATTGCAATCATCCCCTTTTACAAGATGGCAATGTGATCATCGACACCCCTGGAATTGATGCACCTGTTAAGAAAGATGCGGCGTTAACTTTTGATAAAATTGAGCATCCCGATACTTCGGCAGTAGTATTTGTACTCAAGACCGCAGCTACTGGCGAAATGACTTCCGAAGAAACAGAACTGAGCGAAAAAATGCAAGGTAATGCGGGAATTCGCGATCGCGTTTTCTATGTATTCAATCGCATTGATGAGACTTGGACAAATGATCAATTGCGTGATCGCCTCAATCACACAATTTCCAGCCAGTTTCGCAATAGTTCAAAAATCTATAAAACCAGTGGATTGCTGGGTTTCTATGGCAGTCAACTCAAAAATACAAGTATTAGCGATCGCTTTGGTTTGGACTCAGTATTTGCTGAAAGTGTTAAATCTGTGGGCGGCGAAGAAGGCACACCACAATTTGTAAATGAATTTAACAGCTATTGTTTAGTTTCTGGCAAACTGGACATTTCTAAGTTTCCAATTCCCTACAGCGTTTTGGAAACCAATGTTAAGAATGAGAAGTATGTACGCTTGCTCAGTCATTCGGGAACAGGACTAATCGAGCAACTGATTAAGGATAGCGGCATTGAAGAGTTTCGCACCGCGATTACCCGCTATTTGACCATTGAGAAGCGTCCATTACTGTTTGCCGATCTAGCTGATGATTTGCAACCAATTTGTATTGCCCTGCGCCAGTCCTATCTCGAAGCATGGCTGAAACTGGAAAGTCAACCTCGCGATATTGAAGCAATCAAGTCTCAAGAATTGCAGAAACTCAGTCAAGATTTGAAACAAATTGGCGATCGCTTGCGCGATCATATTGCTCAAGAAGTAAATGTAGTAGTTGCTAGCGATCGCAATGAACTTTTAGAAGCTGATTATCTGAAGCTAAAAACCAAGATGGTTAGACGTTTAGACGAACTGATTGTCAGTTTCTCTGTTGCCATGGTGCATCAACGCGCCCAAGCTAGCCATCGTCGTAACTCTGTAGTTCCTGTAATGGGGATTTTGACTGAGGGCTTCTATTTCTTGGCAAATGAGCTAGAGGATGTGTTGGTGGAATGCTCTAAAGAAATCATTGCCAACTTCTTCCAAAATATGATTGAACAAATTAAAAAAGCAGACTATTATCGCGAACTCTATCGCTTACTAGGTAATGATGGCGAGACAGAGAGTTATCTCCAAGGTGTGATGGTCAAAGCATCGGAGGCTTTGGTCAATGAGGCTAAAACTGAATGCGATCGCTATGTGCGTGAGCGTCCAGAATTCTATGCAGAGGGCAATGTGGTTTTCTGGCAATTGCAACAAGCTTTACACCAAGCCTGTCGTGGTTACGATTATCAAAGCATGATCGATTCTGAGCCAGCAATTCGTCAGTTTTTAAAATTAGATTTTGAGTACAAAGTCAAAGACACCGTAATTCGCACTTTCCGTCAGACAATTAATCAAACTCTAAATACTCATTTACTCGGTGGCGCAGACAATCAAGCAGATAAAATTTTGCAGCAATACGATCGCGCCCGTGAGTATCTCGCTCAAACTCTTGAGAAAGAAGCTCAATCCAAGGTTGATAATAATCGTCGCTTGCAAGGCGAGGTAAAACAAAATATTGATGCCTATAATGCCGCAGTTTCAAATATTAATCAGTGTTTAGAAGCAATGCAATTGACCCGTAAGAAGTTGCCAATTATCAGTGAGTCTGATCTCCTAATGCCAACAGCGATCGCTGAGACAATTGATACAGAGTCTTCTGTCGTTGATGAAGTGGAAGATACAGAAGTATAG
- a CDS encoding IS4 family transposase yields the protein MLSNFPKIVKQLLKNLPQNDYPKLSTFLFVSCWLSYVLDQGQTSMRSLFQRLNMRGIDIDISTFSKASKTRCSNIFYNLFVDLRRQLKKEKKLGKEDLVLFPLDSTIVTLTSKLMWNQGYGQVKLFSGINICNNEPDGIVIHFGAGHDSKYGEPTIRAIPENGVGIMDRGFAKLERIRNLIKLKDRYFVIRVKNNINLELLDNGNAILGTGKDKVEVRLVIFSDLETRSEFRLATNLSETDNQTVSNDEIAEIYKKRWQIELLWKFLKMHLKLDRLITKNVNGITIQIYTCLIAYVLLELVNIPKEFGSKMLDKLRYLQAFMCENISYLHWFRRIVILS from the coding sequence ATGTTATCTAACTTCCCTAAGATTGTCAAACAACTACTCAAAAACTTGCCCCAAAACGATTATCCAAAGTTAAGTACATTTTTATTTGTATCTTGCTGGCTTAGTTATGTACTTGACCAAGGTCAAACAAGTATGAGAAGTCTATTCCAACGGTTGAATATGAGAGGAATTGATATAGACATATCAACATTTTCCAAAGCCAGTAAAACGAGATGTTCTAATATTTTTTATAATTTGTTTGTAGATTTAAGAAGGCAGCTAAAGAAAGAGAAAAAATTAGGTAAAGAAGATTTAGTATTATTTCCTCTAGATTCAACCATAGTTACCCTAACTAGTAAACTAATGTGGAATCAAGGATATGGACAAGTAAAACTGTTCAGTGGCATCAATATTTGCAACAATGAACCTGATGGTATAGTGATACATTTTGGTGCTGGACATGACAGTAAATATGGTGAACCAACAATAAGAGCAATACCAGAAAATGGAGTTGGGATAATGGATCGAGGTTTTGCTAAGCTTGAACGTATCAGGAATTTAATAAAATTAAAAGACCGCTATTTTGTAATTAGGGTGAAGAACAACATTAACCTAGAATTATTAGATAATGGTAATGCTATATTAGGGACAGGTAAAGATAAAGTAGAAGTAAGATTAGTTATTTTTTCAGATTTAGAAACCCGTAGTGAATTTCGACTAGCAACAAACTTGTCAGAGACAGACAATCAAACAGTAAGTAATGACGAAATTGCAGAGATATATAAAAAGCGATGGCAAATTGAACTGCTTTGGAAGTTCTTGAAAATGCATTTGAAGTTAGATCGATTGATCACTAAAAATGTCAATGGTATTACTATTCAAATTTACACTTGCTTAATTGCTTATGTTTTACTAGAGCTAGTCAATATACCAAAAGAGTTTGGTTCAAAGATGTTAGATAAACTGCGATATTTACAAGCATTTATGTGTGAGAATATTAGCTACTTACATTGGTTTAGGAGGATAGTGATTTTAAGCTGA